From one Babesia bovis T2Bo chromosome 3, whole genome shotgun sequence genomic stretch:
- a CDS encoding AAA domain family protein, which produces MATSEGVEFFCSGDQLLQRILSVDFYCDLPRDVSGNLSDVQKRIRWHRPLEELPSFIDDLAKYHRCFFPLYMTECLQMLASSKYMSMGYPLRVYKVRYQLIDNFALVNFYGKTGFPFIPGDLVLLYIGGVGHDVVPDSGMPTIQESVDTSDWDDVPLFVSVPADHPLYQDTLKHSIGFVTSVSKNQCTLKILIRPPDFCNMATFDMRSIARMETMQYLLENTSNIIMGSASIEEPTTAESWYVSKLCSFATSMREFRALCQMKSMPLVNKMLGKYSGPVMSDSIGDDKTCYLEGVSIPEKLKRSLEAAYNDAQLRSIRNSLTSNGITLIQGPPGTGKTTTIIGLISAILEHDMLPPSCNAVSGPIYEHNAANAVSRCPWFTTDARQSEPLEVAFDELNLTEAHMEAGVHRYDSYACMKPSTSTAVETIVVPTMRQSKRRILICAPSNAAIDEIVRRLVRPVTGGIFNAEGERYNPNVTRIGPNFHDDLKQYSLKSKVDALGYKLYGRIYNKTKYHARHRLTRETLNDSDIICSTLSACGSPELFVHRNMFDTLIIDEATQAVELSTLIALSIGCRRVILVGDPCQLSATVCSNVAVSLKYDRSLFQRLQMCGYPVNLLDIQYRMDPLISRFPSMYFYRNQLKDAPSVYERQKSDWREFPLLRPAVFYAIDSLQMKNETSYMNEMEAELVCQLLELILDVLAAEPGFELSSLEQRVAVITTYSAQVALLKETIARRHPQLVVPSVDKDSILPGISYPKLLFDVSSVDGFQGMEKEIVIFSAVRTSYADGQKPMKKGLQDFTPPNILTIDQEPHDPKKLKKFSAMTESYVKEVESGKAVPDIRDVVDVSFIADRRRINVAITRACRNLFIVGNPRYLLGHTHWRALYKHYAYCGSIFLCKLGRNTLKPNYLKSWAKDYLQKDPVAYERFQQNPSLQAFVQNVMAH; this is translated from the exons ATGGCTACTAGTGAGGGTGTGGAGTTTTTCTGCTCTGGTGACCAGCTGCTACAGCGGATACTGTCTGTGGATTTTTACTGTGACCTTCCTCGAGATGTGTCTGGTAATTTGTCTGATGTCCAGAAGCGTATTCGTTGGCATCGCCCCTTGGAAGAGCTTCCAAGCTTTATTGACGACCTGGCGAAATACCACAGATGCTTTTTCCCCTTGTACATGACTGAGTGCCTTCAGATGCTTGCAAGCAGCAAGTACATGAGTATGGGCTACCCTCTACGTGTTTACAAG GTAAGATACCAATTGATAGACAATTTTGCGCTCGTCAATTTTTATGGGAAAACTGGGTTTCCATTCATTCCTGGCGACCTCGTATTGCTCTACATTGGTGGAGTTGGTCATGATGTAGTCCCTGACTCTGGAATGCCCACTATACAGGAAAGCGTAGATACCTCTGATTGGGACGATGTACCACTGTTTGTTTCGGTGCCAGCGGACCACCCATTGTACCAGGACACGCTTAAGCATTCCATTGGGTTTGTGACCAGTGTCAGCAAGAACCAATGCACCCTCAAGATTCTTATACGCCCTCCTGATTTCTGCAATATGGCTACCTTTGACATGCGCAGTATTGCCCGCATGGAGACCATGCAGTATTTGCTCGAGAACACCTCCAACATTATAATGGGTTCTGCAAGTATAGAGGAGCCCACAACTGCAGAGTCCTGGTACGTGTCGAAGCTATGCTCATTCGCTACCTCGATGCGTGAGTTCCGCGCCTTGTGCCAGATGAAAAGCATGCCGCTGGTCAACAAGATGCTGGGTAAGTACTCAGGTCCCGTTATGAGTGATTCCATCGGGGACGATAAGACGTGTTACCTCGAGGGTGTAAGCATACCGGAGAAGCTGAAAAGAAGCCTAGAGGCGGCTTACAACGATGCGCAGCTGCGCTCCATTCGCAACAGTTTGACTAGTAATGGCATAACCCTTATCCAGGGTCCGCCGGGTACTGGTAAGACTACCACCATTATAGGTTTGATTAGCGCTATCCTGGAGCACGACATGTTACCGCCAAGTTGTAATGCTGTTAGTGGGCCCATATATGAACACAATGCTGCTAACGCCGTGTCACGTTGCCCGTGGTTCACAACAGATGCGAGGCAGAGTGAGCCCTTGGAGGTGGCTTTTGACGAATTGAATCTAACTGAGGCGCACATGGAAGCCGGAGTGCACCGGTATGATTCCTATGCATGTATGAAGCCCAGCACAAGCACTGCTGTGGAGACCATTGTTGTACCTACCATGCGCCAAAGTAAGCGCAGGATACTGATATGCGCACCGTCTAATGCAGCGATTGACGAAATAGTGCGTCGGCTTGTTAGGCCTGTTACCGGCGGTATATTCAACGCCGAGGGCGAACGTTATAACCCCAATGTCACTCGTATAGGCCCGAACTTCCATGACGACCTTAAGCAATACAGCCTAAAGAGTAAAGTTGATGCTTTGGGATATAAGCTATACGGGCGAATATACAATAAAACGAAGTACCACGCTAGACATCGGCTAACTAGGGAGACTTTGAACGACAGTGATATCATATGCTCCACCCTATCAGCTTGTGGTTCACCGGAGCTGTTTGTACATCGCAATATGTTCGACACTTTGATTATCGACGAGGCGACCCAGGCAGTTGAGCTGTCCACCTTGATTGCCTTGAGCATAGGCTGTCGTCGGGTTATACTGGTAGGTGATCCTTGCCAGCTATCGGCCACAGTATGCTCCAATGTCGCCGTATCGTTAAAGTACGATAGATCATTGTTCCAGAGGCTGCAGATGTGTGGCTACCCCGTTAATCTATTGGATATTCAATATCGCATGGACCCGCTTATAAGCAGGTTTCCCTCGATGTACTTCTACCGCAACCAACTGAAGGACGCCCCGAGTGTCTACGAGCGCCAGAAATCTGATTGGCGCGAATTCCCGTTACTCAGGCCGGCAGTGTTTTACGCTATAGACTCACTGCAGATGAAGAATGAAACCTCGTACATGAACGAGATGGAAGCTGAGTTGGTATGCCAGCTGCTAGAGCTGATATTGGACGTGCTCGCAGCAGAGCCGGGGTTCGAGTTATCGTCACTCGAGCAAAGGGTGGCTGTAATAACTACGTATTCAGCACAGGTGGCCCTGCTTAAAGAGACTATAGCCCGGCGCCACCCGCAGTTAGTGGTACCTTCCGTTGATAAGGACTCCATATTACCGGGGATATCTTACCCCAAACTGCTATTTGATGTTAGTTCAGTTGATGGTTTCCAGGGTAtggaaaaggaaattgTAATTTTCAGCGCCGTACGCACGAGCTATGCCGATGGGCAGAAACCCATGAAAAAAGGGTTGCAGGATTTCACGCCTCCTAACATACTCACTATAGATCAGGAGCCTCATGACCCCAAGAAGTTAAAGAAATTCAGTGCAATGACTGAATCCTATGTCAAAGAGGTGGAGTCAGGTAAAGCAGTGCCTGATATCCGTGATGTAGTTGATGTATCGTTTATTGCCGATCGGCGCCGTATCAATGTGGCCATTACCCGAGCTTGTAGAAACCTGTTCATCGTGG GTAATCCTCGGTACTTACTCGGGCATACACATTGGCGTGCTTTATACAAGCATTACGCTTACTGCGGCTCCATCTTTTTGTGCAAGCTTGGACGTAATACTTTAAAGCCTAACTATCTAAAGTCTTGGGCGAAGGACTATCTGCAGAAGGACCCG GTCGCATATGAGCGATTCCAGCAGAACCCATCACTGCAAGCATTCGTTCAAAATGTAATGGCCCACTAG